From Macadamia integrifolia cultivar HAES 741 unplaced genomic scaffold, SCU_Mint_v3 scaffold784, whole genome shotgun sequence, the proteins below share one genomic window:
- the LOC122069973 gene encoding homeobox-leucine zipper protein ROC8-like isoform X2 — protein MEFGSRGGGSGEDPDVSDSQRRKKRYHRHTTRQIQQLEAVFKQHPHPDEKQRNQLSKDLGLEPRQIKFWFQNRRTQMKAQHDRADNSALKAENDKIRCENIAIREALKNVICPNCGGPPVGEDSYLDEQKLRMENARLKEELDRVASIAAKCIGRPISQIPSIQPILGSSLDLSVGNFGGLPMGGPSLDLDLLPGSSSSVISLPLPTGIPEMEKALMSEVAANALEELIRLFQANEPFWMKSPIDGREVLNIENYQRIFPKPNHIKHPNIRIEASRDSGVVIMNGLALVDMFMDSNKWAELFPTIVLRAKTIDVISSGIVGNRSSSLLLMYAEMQVLSPLVPTREFYFLRYCQQIEEGLWAIGDVSFDLSQEIQSSLPFYIRKLPSGCLIQDLPNGCSKVTWVEHVELEDKNPTHLIYRDLVHSGMAFGAERWINTLQRMCERFACLMVTTSSSRDLSGVIPSPEGRRSLMKLSQRMVNNFCTGLGASNGHGWTPLSGLNDVGIRVTVHKSSDLGQPNGVVLSAATTLWLPVSPQVVFNFFRDDRTRSQWDVLSNGNSVQEVAHIANGSHPGNCISVLRALNASQNNMLILQESCTDPSGSLVVYSPIDLQAINIAMSGEDTSYVPLLPSGFTISPDGQPDQGGGAGPSTSSNMQGSSSSGSLVTVAFQILVSTLPSAKLNMESVTTVSNLINTTVHQIKAALNYSSS, from the exons GGTTTTCAAGCAGCATCCGCACCCCGACGAGAAACAAAGGAACCAGTTGAGCAAGGATTTGGGGCTAGAGCCTCGCCAGATCAAGTTCTGGTTTCAAAACAGGAGGACCCAGATGAAG GCACAACATGACCGTGCGGATAATTCTGCTCTAAAGGCAGAAAATGATAAGATCCGATGCGAAAACATAGCAATTAGAGAGGCGCTGAAGAATGTCATATGCCCAAATTGTGGGGGTCCTCCTGTTGGGGAGGATTCATATTTAGATGAACAGAAACTGCGAATGGAGAATGCGCGCTTGAAAGAAGAG CTTGATAGAGTAGCAAGCATAGCCGCAAAATGTATTGGAAGACCTATTTCACAAATCCCATCCATTCAACCTATTCTAGGCTCCTCATTGGATTTATCTGTTGGGAATTTCGGAGGCCTGCCAATGGGCGGACCATCCCTTGATCTTGATCTTCTTCCAGGAAGCTCTTCCTCTGTTATATCACTGCCATTGCCGACAGGCATCCCAGAGATGGAGAAGGCACTAATGTCAGAGGTTGCTGCCAATGCCCTTGAAGAATTGATCAGGCTTTTCCAGGCGAATGAGCCCTTTTGGATGAAGTCTCCAATTGATGGGAGGGAAGTACTTAATATTGAAAACTATCAGAGGATATTTCCAAAACCCAACCACATCAAACATCCCAATATTCGGATAGAGGCCTCGAGAGATTCTGGTGTGGTTATCATGAATGGACTGGCATTGGTTGACATGTTTATGGACTCG AACAAATGGGCTGAACTCTTCCCTACAATTGTCCTGAGAGCAAAGACAATTGATGTGATTTCATCCGGCATTGTTGGAAATCGGAGCAGTTCCCTGTTACTG ATGTATGCAGAAATGCAGGTGCTCTCCCCACTGGTTCCAACTCGAGAATTCTACTTTCTCCGTTACTGTCAGCAAATTGAAGAAGGCTTGTGGGCCATAGGAGATGTCTCCTTTGACTTATCCCAAGAGATCCAGTCTTCTTTGCCTTTTTACATTCGAAAGCTTCCTTCTGGATGTTTGATTCAAGACTTGCCCAATGGATGCTCCAAG GTTACTTGGGTGGAACACGTGGAATTGGAAGACAAGAACCCAACTCATCTGATTTACAGGGATCTTGTTCACAGTGGAATGGCATTCGGAGCTGAAAGATGGATTAATACTCTTCAAAGAATGTGTGAGAGATTTGCTTGTCTGATGGTGACGACTTCATCTAGTCGAGACCTCAGTGGAG TTATTCCCTCACCAGAAGGTAGGAGGAGCTTGATGAAGCTTTCTCAAAGAATGGTTAACAACTTCTGCACAGGTTTAGGTGCATCAAATGGTCACGGATGGACCCCGCTTTCTGGCTTGAACGATGTTGGCATTAGAGTAACAGTTCACAAAAGCTCAGATCTAGGCCAACCCAATGGTGTGGTCCTCAGTGCAGCAACCACCCTGTGGCTCCCAGTTTCTCCACAGGTTGTCTTCAATTTCTTTAGGGACGACAGAACTCGATCTCAG TGGGATGTGCTCTCCAATGGTAATTCCGTGCAAGAGGTTGCCCACATTGCAAATGGGTCTCATCCTGGCAATTGTATCTCAGTTCTTCGC GCTTTAAATGCTAGCCAGAATAATATGTTGATACTTCAAGAGAGCTGCACAGATCCATCTGGATCACTCGTTGTCTATTCACCCATCGATCTCCAGGCAATCAACATAGCAATGAGTGGGGAAGACACCAGTTATgtccctctacttccatcaggGTTCACCATCTCTCCTGATGGCCAGCCAGACCAAGGGGGAGGAGCAGGGCCGTCGACAAGCTCAAATATGCAAGGGAGCAGCTCAAGTGGTTCACTTGTAACAGTGGCATTTCAGATACTTGTGAGCACCTTACCATCTGCAAAGCTGAACATGGAGTCAGTAACAACCGTTAGTAATCTTATCAACACCACTGTCCACCAAATAAAAGCTGCCTTGAATTACTCCAGTTCCTGA
- the LOC122069973 gene encoding homeobox-leucine zipper protein ROC8-like isoform X1: protein MEFGSRGGGSGEDPDVSDSQRRKKRYHRHTTRQIQQLEAVFKQHPHPDEKQRNQLSKDLGLEPRQIKFWFQNRRTQMKAQHDRADNSALKAENDKIRCENIAIREALKNVICPNCGGPPVGEDSYLDEQKLRMENARLKEELDRVASIAAKCIGRPISQIPSIQPILGSSLDLSVGNFGGLPMGGPSLDLDLLPGSSSSVISLPLPTGIPEMEKALMSEVAANALEELIRLFQANEPFWMKSPIDGREVLNIENYQRIFPKPNHIKHPNIRIEASRDSGVVIMNGLALVDMFMDSNKWAELFPTIVLRAKTIDVISSGIVGNRSSSLLLMYAEMQVLSPLVPTREFYFLRYCQQIEEGLWAIGDVSFDLSQEIQSSLPFYIRKLPSGCLIQDLPNGCSKVTWVEHVELEDKNPTHLIYRDLVHSGMAFGAERWINTLQRMCERFACLMVTTSSSRDLSGVIPSPEGRRSLMKLSQRMVNNFCTGLGASNGHGWTPLSGLNDVGIRVTVHKSSDLGQPNGVVLSAATTLWLPVSPQVVFNFFRDDRTRSQWDVLSNGNSVQEVAHIANGSHPGNCISVLRVSLLEFLISYFDYDSYCGLDIWFIIMGSFLQALNASQNNMLILQESCTDPSGSLVVYSPIDLQAINIAMSGEDTSYVPLLPSGFTISPDGQPDQGGGAGPSTSSNMQGSSSSGSLVTVAFQILVSTLPSAKLNMESVTTVSNLINTTVHQIKAALNYSSS, encoded by the exons GGTTTTCAAGCAGCATCCGCACCCCGACGAGAAACAAAGGAACCAGTTGAGCAAGGATTTGGGGCTAGAGCCTCGCCAGATCAAGTTCTGGTTTCAAAACAGGAGGACCCAGATGAAG GCACAACATGACCGTGCGGATAATTCTGCTCTAAAGGCAGAAAATGATAAGATCCGATGCGAAAACATAGCAATTAGAGAGGCGCTGAAGAATGTCATATGCCCAAATTGTGGGGGTCCTCCTGTTGGGGAGGATTCATATTTAGATGAACAGAAACTGCGAATGGAGAATGCGCGCTTGAAAGAAGAG CTTGATAGAGTAGCAAGCATAGCCGCAAAATGTATTGGAAGACCTATTTCACAAATCCCATCCATTCAACCTATTCTAGGCTCCTCATTGGATTTATCTGTTGGGAATTTCGGAGGCCTGCCAATGGGCGGACCATCCCTTGATCTTGATCTTCTTCCAGGAAGCTCTTCCTCTGTTATATCACTGCCATTGCCGACAGGCATCCCAGAGATGGAGAAGGCACTAATGTCAGAGGTTGCTGCCAATGCCCTTGAAGAATTGATCAGGCTTTTCCAGGCGAATGAGCCCTTTTGGATGAAGTCTCCAATTGATGGGAGGGAAGTACTTAATATTGAAAACTATCAGAGGATATTTCCAAAACCCAACCACATCAAACATCCCAATATTCGGATAGAGGCCTCGAGAGATTCTGGTGTGGTTATCATGAATGGACTGGCATTGGTTGACATGTTTATGGACTCG AACAAATGGGCTGAACTCTTCCCTACAATTGTCCTGAGAGCAAAGACAATTGATGTGATTTCATCCGGCATTGTTGGAAATCGGAGCAGTTCCCTGTTACTG ATGTATGCAGAAATGCAGGTGCTCTCCCCACTGGTTCCAACTCGAGAATTCTACTTTCTCCGTTACTGTCAGCAAATTGAAGAAGGCTTGTGGGCCATAGGAGATGTCTCCTTTGACTTATCCCAAGAGATCCAGTCTTCTTTGCCTTTTTACATTCGAAAGCTTCCTTCTGGATGTTTGATTCAAGACTTGCCCAATGGATGCTCCAAG GTTACTTGGGTGGAACACGTGGAATTGGAAGACAAGAACCCAACTCATCTGATTTACAGGGATCTTGTTCACAGTGGAATGGCATTCGGAGCTGAAAGATGGATTAATACTCTTCAAAGAATGTGTGAGAGATTTGCTTGTCTGATGGTGACGACTTCATCTAGTCGAGACCTCAGTGGAG TTATTCCCTCACCAGAAGGTAGGAGGAGCTTGATGAAGCTTTCTCAAAGAATGGTTAACAACTTCTGCACAGGTTTAGGTGCATCAAATGGTCACGGATGGACCCCGCTTTCTGGCTTGAACGATGTTGGCATTAGAGTAACAGTTCACAAAAGCTCAGATCTAGGCCAACCCAATGGTGTGGTCCTCAGTGCAGCAACCACCCTGTGGCTCCCAGTTTCTCCACAGGTTGTCTTCAATTTCTTTAGGGACGACAGAACTCGATCTCAG TGGGATGTGCTCTCCAATGGTAATTCCGTGCAAGAGGTTGCCCACATTGCAAATGGGTCTCATCCTGGCAATTGTATCTCAGTTCTTCGCGTAAGTTTGTTGGAATTTCTGATATCTTATTTTGATTATGATAGTTATTGTGGATTGGATATTTGGTTCATCATAATGGGTTCTTTCCTACAGGCTTTAAATGCTAGCCAGAATAATATGTTGATACTTCAAGAGAGCTGCACAGATCCATCTGGATCACTCGTTGTCTATTCACCCATCGATCTCCAGGCAATCAACATAGCAATGAGTGGGGAAGACACCAGTTATgtccctctacttccatcaggGTTCACCATCTCTCCTGATGGCCAGCCAGACCAAGGGGGAGGAGCAGGGCCGTCGACAAGCTCAAATATGCAAGGGAGCAGCTCAAGTGGTTCACTTGTAACAGTGGCATTTCAGATACTTGTGAGCACCTTACCATCTGCAAAGCTGAACATGGAGTCAGTAACAACCGTTAGTAATCTTATCAACACCACTGTCCACCAAATAAAAGCTGCCTTGAATTACTCCAGTTCCTGA
- the LOC122069968 gene encoding protein BASIC PENTACYSTEINE2-like codes for MDDDGGLNIRNWGYYEPSIKGHLGLQLMSTVAERDTKSLLSGRESAVMVSANGAFHHRDCGVSEAPVPMDYVRDGWINQREKFLHVVPGNPNFAVLSEPSGAHSLQMLQPPDASKDDRLVHIEEAGGKKEAPLKKRQGGRTTNTQKSPKPKKSKRAPGVPKDESNSSVPREKPGKKNTGVVINGVDMDISGIPIPICSCTGAPQQCYRWGCGGWQSACCTTSISTYPLPMSTKRRGARIAGRKMSQGAFKKVLEKLSAEGYNLSNPIDLRTHWAKHGTNKFVTIR; via the coding sequence ATGGACGATGATGGCGGATTGAACATCCGTAATTGGGGTTATTATGAACCCTCCATTAAAGGGCATCTCGGTCTACAGCTCATGTCAACCGTGGCAGAGCGAGACACTAAATCTCTTCTCTCAGGGCGTGAATCCGCAGTCATGGTTAGTGCTAATGGAGCTTTCCATCATAGAGACTGTGGGGTTTCAGAAGCACCAGTTCCCATGGATTATGTAAGAGATGGTTGGATCAACCAGAGAGAGAAGTTTCTGCATGTGGTACCTGGTAATCCCAATTTTGCTGTTCTATCTGAACCATCTGGGGCTCATTCCCTGCAAATGCTTCAGCCACCTGATGCATCGAAGGATGATAGGTTGGTTCATATAGAAGAGGCAGGTGGTAAAAAGGAGGCACCTTTGAAGAAAAGGCAAGGTGGCCGCACCACAAATACCCAAAAGTCTCCAAAACCAAAGAAGAGTAAAAGGGCCCCTGGTGTGCCTAAGGATGAGAGTAATTCTTCTGTTCCAAGAGAAAAGCCTGGGAAGAAGAACACTGGAGTTGTCATAAATGGGGTTGATATGGATATTTCAGGTATTCCGATACCGATTTGTTCATGCACTGGAGCTCCTCAACAGTGTTATCGATGGGGGTGTGGTGGGTGGCAATCGGCATGCTGTACTACTAGTATATCTACGTATCCCTTACCAATGAGTACCAAAAGGCGTGGTGCGAGGATAGCGGGGCGGAAAATGAGCCAGGGAGCTTTTAAGAAGGTATTGGAGAAACTTTCTGCTGAGGGTTATAACCTTTCTAATCCGATTGATTTGAGGACTCACTGGGCAAAACATGGTACCAACAAATTTGTCACTATCAGGTAG